The proteins below are encoded in one region of Ereboglobus luteus:
- a CDS encoding DciA family protein, protein MPNEPHQFSRAAQELIGSFRKIPDETPRRMRIRPTKDMGGLVQDLLVKYKIGIESEESVIREHWAEVAGPANAHYSHVRDLDQRGCLTVLASHAVVRNELFLHRKMLLQKIQKLPGCAKVKALTIRAG, encoded by the coding sequence ATGCCAAACGAGCCTCACCAGTTCAGCCGCGCCGCACAGGAGTTGATCGGGAGCTTTCGAAAAATTCCCGATGAAACTCCGAGGAGAATGCGCATCCGCCCGACAAAGGACATGGGCGGACTGGTTCAGGACTTGCTCGTGAAATACAAAATCGGAATCGAGTCGGAGGAATCCGTGATCCGCGAGCACTGGGCGGAAGTCGCTGGCCCCGCGAACGCGCACTATTCGCACGTGAGGGATCTCGACCAGCGCGGCTGCCTGACCGTGCTCGCATCGCACGCGGTGGTGCGCAACGAGCTGTTTTTGCATCGCAAGATGCTGCTCCAAAAAATCCAAAAACTGCCCGGCTGCGCGAAAGTGAAGGCACTGACCATCCGCGCGGGCTGA
- a CDS encoding SDR family oxidoreductase — translation MNSNNIHGKVVLITGASSGIGEVTARLLAKQGAAVVLAARRKDKLQKIAEDIARDGGVVSCHEVDVTQKDQVEKMIADAAAQHGRIDALVSNAGLMALSPISSGKTGEWDRMIDLNIKGMLYGIAAVWPVFEKQKSGHFINIASIAGLKVAPGNTAYCATKHAVRALSEGLRMESLGKFRVTVVSPGYVESELMYGTSDEATRNGVVEAYKQNAIPADSIAGAISYAISQPDHTSINEIVVRPTVQEF, via the coding sequence ATGAACTCGAACAACATTCACGGCAAAGTCGTTTTAATCACAGGCGCAAGCAGCGGGATCGGTGAAGTCACCGCGCGCCTTCTCGCCAAGCAAGGGGCCGCCGTCGTCCTCGCCGCGCGGCGCAAGGACAAGCTCCAAAAAATCGCGGAGGACATCGCCCGCGACGGCGGCGTTGTCTCCTGCCACGAGGTCGATGTCACACAAAAAGACCAGGTGGAAAAAATGATCGCCGACGCAGCCGCGCAACACGGTCGCATCGACGCGCTCGTCAGCAACGCCGGGCTCATGGCGCTCTCGCCCATCTCGTCGGGCAAGACCGGCGAATGGGACCGCATGATCGACCTCAACATCAAGGGCATGCTCTACGGCATCGCCGCGGTCTGGCCGGTTTTCGAAAAACAAAAATCCGGCCACTTCATAAACATCGCCTCAATCGCCGGCCTCAAGGTCGCGCCCGGCAACACCGCCTATTGCGCGACGAAGCACGCCGTCCGCGCGCTCAGCGAAGGGCTCCGCATGGAGTCGCTCGGGAAGTTCCGCGTCACCGTTGTCTCCCCCGGCTACGTCGAGTCCGAGCTCATGTATGGCACGTCCGATGAGGCCACGCGCAACGGCGTCGTCGAAGCCTACAAACAAAACGCCATTCCCGCCGATTCGATTGCCGGAGCGATCAGCTACGCGATCTCCCAGCCGGACCACACCTCCATCAACGAAATCGTTGTCCGGCCCACCGTGCAGGAATTCTAA
- a CDS encoding carboxymuconolactone decarboxylase family protein: protein MKRTSRVKSLALGVALGALGLAGITKAQTMQNDATHLDARQRSIAEVAALTARGDLEKLSPALAKGLDAGLTINELKEVLVQMYAYTGFPRSLNGLQTLITVTETRRQSGIADKTGKDASPCPPAWTGTNTARQPVRDSPENHPRPRHPARRHSRRSSTRFSRSTCSRTSSRATSWACKAAKLPPWPRSAHWAAWIRNCSFTSAPA, encoded by the coding sequence ATGAAACGCACCAGCCGCGTGAAATCGCTCGCGCTCGGAGTCGCCCTAGGCGCGCTCGGGCTCGCGGGCATCACGAAAGCACAAACCATGCAAAACGACGCAACCCATTTGGACGCCAGGCAACGCTCGATCGCCGAAGTCGCCGCGCTCACCGCGAGAGGCGATCTCGAAAAACTGAGCCCCGCCCTCGCCAAGGGACTGGACGCCGGCCTGACCATAAACGAGCTCAAGGAAGTCCTCGTCCAAATGTATGCCTACACCGGATTCCCGCGCAGTTTGAACGGCCTGCAAACGCTCATCACCGTCACGGAAACCCGGCGGCAATCCGGCATCGCGGACAAAACGGGAAAAGACGCCTCGCCCTGCCCGCCGGCTTGGACAGGGACAAATACGGCGAGGCAACCCGTTCGCGACTCTCCGGAAAACCACCCGCGCCCGCGACATCCGGCCCGCAGGCATTCGCGCCGATCATCGACACGTTTCTCAAGGAGCACTTGTTCGCGGACATCTTCGCGCGCGACGTCCTGGGCATGCAAAGCCGCGAAATTGCCACCGTGGCCGCGCTCTGCGCATTGGGCGGCGTGGATTCGCAACTGCAGTTTCACCTCGGCGCCTGCATGA
- a CDS encoding (R)-mandelonitrile lyase, whose amino-acid sequence MQSREIATVAALCALGGVDSQLQFHLGACMNVGTNRAQMEDLIATIEPAIGKPAADNARRILGGDTSGGVASGNTAAIFPPGDKGPSDWFTGNVTVRPLAKADGANKYSAGNVVFSPSARTNWHTHPDGQILLVTAGRGCYQERGKPVRWLSAGDVVNIPAGVEHWHGAAPDSEFTHIALSNEYQNSVVTWMKPVTDGEYQTATSKK is encoded by the coding sequence ATGCAAAGCCGCGAAATTGCCACCGTGGCCGCGCTCTGCGCATTGGGCGGCGTGGATTCGCAACTGCAGTTTCACCTCGGCGCCTGCATGAATGTCGGAACAAACCGCGCGCAAATGGAAGACCTGATCGCAACCATCGAGCCCGCCATTGGAAAACCCGCCGCCGACAATGCGCGCCGCATATTGGGCGGCGACACCTCCGGCGGCGTCGCCTCCGGAAACACCGCCGCCATCTTCCCGCCGGGAGACAAGGGCCCGTCGGACTGGTTCACTGGAAACGTCACCGTGCGCCCGCTCGCGAAAGCCGACGGCGCCAACAAATACTCGGCGGGCAACGTCGTGTTTTCGCCCTCCGCGCGCACCAACTGGCACACGCATCCCGACGGGCAAATCCTGCTCGTTACCGCCGGGCGCGGTTGTTACCAGGAACGCGGCAAGCCGGTCCGCTGGCTGAGCGCGGGCGACGTCGTCAACATTCCCGCCGGCGTGGAGCACTGGCACGGCGCCGCGCCCGACAGCGAGTTCACGCACATCGCCCTCAGCAACGAATATCAAAACAGCGTCGTCACTTGGATGAAACCCGTGACAGACGGGGAATACCAAACCGCCACCTCTAAAAAATGA
- a CDS encoding flavodoxin, translating into MKRLTILIAFLLMTASIHAQEKPAEDKILIAYFSWSGNTRTVAGQIQKTAGGDLFEIKTTKAYPTVYRECTAVAKKEQQENARPELSTKVAGMDDYNIIFVGYPNWWGTMPMPLFTFLESYDFSGKTIVPFCTHEGGRLGRSASDIKKLCPKATVHEGLAISGNVARRAQKEVDAWLRKLEISK; encoded by the coding sequence ATGAAACGTCTCACAATCCTCATCGCATTTCTTCTTATGACCGCAAGCATTCACGCGCAGGAAAAACCCGCCGAAGACAAAATCCTAATCGCCTACTTCTCATGGAGCGGCAACACGCGCACCGTCGCCGGACAAATCCAAAAAACCGCCGGCGGCGACCTGTTCGAGATAAAAACTACCAAGGCCTACCCGACGGTGTATCGCGAGTGCACCGCCGTCGCCAAAAAGGAGCAGCAGGAAAACGCGCGCCCGGAGTTGTCAACCAAGGTCGCCGGCATGGACGATTACAACATCATCTTCGTCGGTTACCCGAACTGGTGGGGCACCATGCCGATGCCACTGTTCACGTTTTTGGAGTCGTATGATTTTTCCGGAAAAACAATCGTCCCGTTTTGCACGCACGAGGGCGGAAGGCTGGGCCGGAGCGCAAGCGACATTAAAAAACTTTGCCCCAAGGCGACAGTCCACGAGGGCCTCGCCATAAGCGGCAACGTTGCCAGGCGCGCGCAAAAGGAAGTCGACGCATGGCTCCGCAAACTTGAAATAAGCAAATAA
- a CDS encoding dihydrofolate reductase family protein, producing MKPFIICHMISSVDGKINAGAFEGIANDSDYESTAAKLKGDAWICGRVTMQYFAQRKPFVPASSKPAGPQPVFVARRAKSHAIAVDTRGTLNWRGGDLDGEHLICIVSEQTPADYLADLRKKKISHIVAGRTTVDLPRAVGLLRKHFGIRRLLLEGGGHINGGFLAAGLIDELSLLVVPGIDGRHDIPTVFDGMKSTKKKATPLKLKSVERLKRGTLWLRYKVAR from the coding sequence ATGAAACCCTTCATCATCTGCCACATGATCTCGTCCGTTGACGGGAAGATAAACGCCGGCGCCTTCGAAGGCATCGCAAATGACAGCGACTACGAATCAACCGCCGCCAAGCTCAAGGGCGACGCGTGGATTTGCGGGCGCGTCACGATGCAATACTTCGCGCAACGCAAACCCTTCGTCCCCGCGTCGAGCAAACCCGCCGGGCCGCAGCCGGTGTTTGTCGCGCGCCGCGCGAAGTCCCACGCCATCGCCGTCGACACGCGCGGAACGCTGAACTGGCGCGGCGGCGACCTCGACGGCGAGCATCTCATTTGCATCGTGAGCGAGCAGACGCCCGCCGACTACCTCGCCGACCTTCGCAAAAAGAAAATCTCCCACATCGTCGCCGGACGCACGACTGTGGATCTGCCGCGCGCGGTCGGGCTGCTGCGAAAACATTTCGGCATACGCCGCCTGCTCCTCGAAGGCGGCGGCCACATCAACGGCGGATTTCTCGCCGCCGGATTGATTGACGAGCTGAGCCTGCTAGTCGTGCCCGGCATCGACGGCCGCCACGACATACCGACGGTTTTCGACGGCATGAAATCGACAAAAAAGAAAGCCACGCCGCTCAAGTTAAAATCCGTCGAACGCCTCAAACGCGGCACGCTCTGGCTGCGCTACAAAGTCGCGCGCTGA
- a CDS encoding EamA family transporter → MLHLFIVSLIWALSFGLIKGQLAGLDTTALGVVRTGFALLVFLPFWRPGKIRAGDAVRLACIGAVEFGLMYVFYMAAFRFLAAYEVAIFTIFTPLWIAAIESFQLRRIPAGLTFAALLAIAGAAVISWQTLTPTHNLLAGFLLVQGSNVCFAVGQLMYRKIRRGALGKTSDTSLFAWLYIGALLITLLASGVTTNWSAFRPDLSQWLVLAYLGAIASGLCFFGWNLGAIRVSTATLAVFNNIKIPLAVACSLLVFGETANIPRLLIGGALLMVAIFVAQHRPRG, encoded by the coding sequence ATGCTGCATCTTTTCATCGTCTCGCTCATCTGGGCGCTGTCCTTCGGCCTCATCAAGGGGCAGCTCGCCGGGCTCGACACGACCGCGCTCGGCGTCGTGCGCACGGGCTTTGCGCTCCTTGTGTTTCTTCCGTTCTGGCGTCCCGGAAAAATCCGCGCGGGCGACGCCGTCCGCCTGGCCTGCATTGGTGCGGTTGAGTTTGGCCTGATGTATGTTTTCTACATGGCCGCGTTTCGGTTTCTGGCAGCCTACGAAGTCGCCATCTTCACCATCTTCACGCCGCTTTGGATTGCGGCGATCGAGTCGTTTCAGCTTCGCCGGATTCCGGCCGGCCTGACCTTCGCGGCGCTGCTCGCAATCGCGGGCGCGGCGGTCATCAGCTGGCAAACGCTCACACCCACGCACAATCTGCTGGCCGGCTTCCTGCTCGTGCAGGGCTCCAATGTCTGCTTCGCCGTCGGCCAGCTCATGTATCGCAAGATCAGGCGGGGCGCGCTCGGCAAAACAAGCGACACCTCGCTGTTTGCCTGGCTCTACATCGGCGCGTTGCTCATCACGCTGCTAGCCTCGGGCGTGACGACAAACTGGTCCGCGTTTCGCCCGGATTTGTCGCAATGGCTCGTGCTCGCCTATCTCGGCGCCATTGCCTCGGGGCTTTGTTTTTTTGGATGGAACCTCGGGGCGATTCGAGTGAGCACGGCCACGCTCGCCGTCTTCAACAATATCAAGATACCGCTCGCCGTCGCCTGCTCGCTGCTGGTTTTCGGCGAGACGGCAAACATTCCCCGCCTGCTCATCGGCGGCGCGTTGCTCATGGTCGCAATCTTTGTTGCGCAACACCGGCCTCGCGGTTGA
- a CDS encoding asparaginase domain-containing protein gives MQPIAILTTGGTIDKVYYDALSKFSVGAPTLPRCFQEANINYEVSVREICRKDSLDMTDDDRARLRAAALARPESRILVTHGTDTMTKSAEALRDIPGKTIVFVGAMQPAHLRETDAPFNLGFATAAVQLLPPGVYIAMNGQVFPAGTVRKNREASRFEPA, from the coding sequence ATGCAACCCATCGCGATACTCACCACCGGCGGCACCATCGACAAAGTGTATTACGACGCGCTCAGCAAATTCTCCGTCGGCGCGCCCACGCTTCCCCGCTGTTTTCAGGAGGCCAATATCAACTACGAAGTTTCCGTGCGGGAAATCTGCCGCAAGGACAGCCTCGACATGACTGACGACGACCGCGCGCGCCTGCGCGCCGCCGCCCTCGCCCGCCCCGAGTCGCGCATCCTCGTCACGCACGGCACCGACACCATGACAAAAAGCGCCGAGGCCTTGCGCGACATTCCCGGCAAAACGATTGTCTTTGTCGGCGCGATGCAACCCGCGCACCTCCGCGAAACCGACGCGCCTTTCAACCTCGGCTTTGCCACCGCCGCCGTGCAACTGCTCCCGCCCGGCGTCTATATCGCGATGAACGGGCAAGTTTTCCCCGCGGGCACCGTCCGCAAAAATCGCGAAGCCAGCCGCTTCGAACCAGCCTGA
- a CDS encoding site-specific integrase yields MMKTHTASNFTVKPFKNRNGVTSWRVSGWLHGLRIRKNFKNKQDAFVERGALDLKLMQTQSSLRPVTTSLSDEQVREAEILFQKFAGKPRTLAFYADHGLTHYKEPASQISLADAVKAYLEIRRDDEKRNVIGKRQLRTIESEFNELQRHFPTQNLSDLTTDLLRPYLNRGNLARPQIHPARKTVNLRYGHLFTFFRFAVVTKEWLVKNPLAKISRHKLEHSRGSAPTLSAQKAAELMAHVETLHDGAFVPYYALCLFAGIRPSVQDGEISRLPAKDVRLDTRTIHIEPDVSKVDMKRNIDIQPNLAAWLEAYPLDKFPIIHKSLAKSRATIAKQFGLSHDVMRHTFISMHVAKFRSMGDTALQAGNSERIIRRHYLNVTTPQEAEAFFNIMPALRGKPRTETNAAIAPIAVVAASTHGAETLPAAA; encoded by the coding sequence ATGATGAAAACTCATACCGCCTCAAACTTCACGGTCAAACCGTTCAAAAATCGCAATGGCGTCACTTCGTGGCGCGTCAGCGGATGGCTCCACGGCCTCCGCATCCGCAAAAACTTCAAGAACAAGCAGGACGCCTTCGTCGAACGCGGCGCGCTCGACTTGAAACTCATGCAGACCCAATCAAGCCTGCGCCCCGTCACCACCAGCCTGTCCGATGAGCAGGTGCGCGAGGCCGAAATCCTCTTCCAAAAATTCGCCGGCAAGCCGCGCACGCTGGCCTTCTACGCGGACCACGGCCTGACGCACTACAAGGAGCCGGCCTCGCAAATCAGCCTCGCCGACGCGGTGAAGGCCTACCTCGAAATCCGCCGCGACGATGAAAAGCGCAACGTCATCGGCAAACGCCAGCTCAGGACAATCGAAAGCGAGTTCAACGAGCTCCAGCGTCATTTCCCGACGCAAAACCTGTCCGACCTCACCACAGATTTGCTCCGGCCCTACCTCAATCGCGGCAATCTCGCGCGCCCGCAAATCCATCCCGCGCGCAAGACAGTCAATCTGCGCTACGGCCACCTGTTCACCTTTTTCCGGTTCGCCGTCGTCACCAAGGAATGGTTGGTCAAAAATCCGCTCGCGAAAATCAGCCGCCACAAGCTCGAACACAGTCGCGGATCGGCGCCGACGCTCAGCGCGCAGAAGGCCGCCGAGCTGATGGCCCACGTCGAAACCCTCCACGACGGCGCGTTCGTGCCCTATTACGCATTATGCTTGTTCGCCGGCATCCGCCCGAGCGTGCAGGACGGCGAAATCTCCCGCCTGCCCGCGAAGGACGTGCGCCTCGACACGCGCACCATCCACATCGAGCCGGACGTTTCCAAGGTGGACATGAAGCGCAATATCGACATCCAGCCCAATCTCGCCGCGTGGCTCGAAGCCTACCCGCTCGACAAGTTCCCCATCATTCACAAATCGCTCGCGAAATCCCGCGCCACCATCGCCAAGCAATTCGGGCTCTCGCACGACGTGATGCGGCACACGTTCATTTCAATGCACGTCGCAAAGTTCCGCTCGATGGGCGACACGGCGTTGCAGGCTGGCAACTCCGAGCGCATCATCCGCCGTCATTACTTGAACGTGACCACGCCGCAGGAGGCCGAAGCCTTCTTCAATATCATGCCAGCACTGCGCGGCAAACCGCGGACGGAAACCAACGCTGCCATCGCCCCAATAGCCGTTGTTGCTGCGAGCACGCACGGAGCCGAGACACTGCCCGCCGCCGCCTGA
- a CDS encoding helix-turn-helix domain-containing protein, whose amino-acid sequence MQTTTPHTTPRTITSPMTDITGLRLSGIFPAGREPSIRTLREWTKRRRIPYHKVGHFVYYDLNEVMMHIRTRLKVPARA is encoded by the coding sequence ATGCAAACGACCACACCGCACACCACGCCCCGCACGATCACCAGCCCGATGACCGACATCACCGGCTTGCGCCTGAGCGGGATTTTTCCCGCCGGGCGCGAGCCTTCCATCCGAACCTTGCGCGAATGGACAAAACGGCGCCGCATCCCCTATCACAAGGTCGGCCACTTTGTTTACTATGACCTCAACGAAGTCATGATGCACATTCGCACCAGGCTAAAAGTTCCCGCCCGCGCCTGA
- a CDS encoding DUF3102 domain-containing protein has protein sequence MTPPTLPPDAPTNAVVAATSAAKEINHLHAEAQRLAAESCHSLDGALAAAWHAGRLLNEEKKRVRHSAGHGAWMPWLKHFFTGSMSTAHRYMRLARGTGDLALLQGLSLRQAYARLGIATEPKHHALDGKPSLPKPPAHVLLAGKLIRFLRQQSRQHTARDATDCIRDLAPLYAQLRPLFEHAARNGN, from the coding sequence ATGACCCCGCCAACATTACCCCCGGATGCCCCCACCAATGCCGTCGTTGCCGCGACATCCGCAGCGAAGGAAATCAATCATTTGCACGCCGAGGCGCAACGCCTCGCGGCAGAGTCCTGTCATTCGCTTGACGGGGCCCTTGCCGCCGCGTGGCACGCGGGCCGGTTGCTCAACGAGGAGAAAAAGCGCGTGCGCCACTCGGCGGGACACGGCGCATGGATGCCGTGGTTGAAGCATTTTTTCACGGGCTCGATGAGCACGGCGCATCGTTACATGCGCCTGGCTCGCGGCACTGGCGACCTCGCGCTTTTGCAGGGACTCAGTTTGCGGCAGGCCTACGCACGACTCGGCATCGCCACCGAGCCGAAACACCACGCGCTTGACGGCAAGCCGTCCCTTCCCAAACCACCGGCGCACGTCTTGCTCGCCGGCAAATTGATCCGGTTCTTGCGGCAGCAAAGCAGACAGCACACCGCGCGCGACGCGACGGATTGCATTCGCGACCTTGCGCCCCTCTACGCGCAACTCCGGCCTTTGTTTGAGCATGCTGCCCGCAATGGGAATTGA
- a CDS encoding helix-turn-helix domain-containing protein: MDLIRLFVDCRSPDFGTAYFGHLGFALAFHLIDGLARDGENETAPPMMDESRLRRVIDYIDGNLHARIAAHTLAGVACLSGTHFNRLFKNSTGMTAGEYVFEKRIRLAQALIRRGGMRIAEIAVAAGFCDQSHVDRRFRRYCQCSPVDFAQHGSFVLENGRNIQSSENKIGQNGGTL, from the coding sequence ATGGATTTGATACGACTCTTTGTGGATTGCCGCAGTCCCGACTTTGGCACGGCTTATTTCGGGCATCTCGGGTTCGCGCTGGCGTTTCACCTGATCGACGGATTGGCGCGCGACGGGGAAAACGAAACCGCGCCTCCGATGATGGACGAATCACGGCTGCGACGTGTCATTGATTACATCGACGGAAACCTGCACGCCCGCATCGCGGCCCACACGCTAGCGGGCGTCGCCTGTCTTAGCGGAACTCACTTCAACCGACTTTTCAAAAACAGCACCGGCATGACGGCGGGCGAATATGTATTCGAAAAGCGGATACGGTTGGCGCAGGCCCTGATCCGACGGGGCGGAATGCGTATCGCGGAAATCGCGGTGGCGGCGGGTTTCTGTGACCAGAGTCACGTCGACCGGCGCTTCCGTCGCTACTGCCAGTGCTCGCCGGTGGATTTTGCGCAACATGGTTCCTTTGTTCTTGAAAATGGTCGAAACATCCAATCCTCCGAAAACAAAATCGGGCAGAATGGCGGCACACTTTGA
- a CDS encoding type IV secretion system protein — MKKLFTLFFLATSTALSVLVFAGMPVIDAANIANSQISHIATIAKWVENIAQLKAQITQLKEQVNIQGSCETGLAIPLMPSNSFRWGF, encoded by the coding sequence ATGAAAAAATTATTCACACTTTTCTTTCTGGCGACATCGACCGCGTTAAGCGTGCTCGTTTTTGCCGGTATGCCCGTCATCGACGCAGCCAACATTGCCAACAGCCAGATTTCGCACATCGCAACTATTGCCAAATGGGTTGAAAACATCGCACAGTTGAAGGCGCAGATCACTCAACTCAAGGAACAGGTCAACATTCAAGGCAGTTGCGAAACTGGACTGGCAATCCCGCTGATGCCGTCAAACTCGTTTCGCTGGGGATTCTGA